One window from the genome of Kaistella carnis encodes:
- a CDS encoding NuoI/complex I 23 kDa subunit family protein — protein sequence MKLTNRSKVVSNKEMTFMEKLYLPEIFKGMAITLRHAIEGPKGKVYAYPEVKKPIAKVWRGQHVLKLDEEGRERCTACGLCAVACPAEAITMTSAERTTEEKHLYREEKYASVYEINMLRCIFCGMCEEACPKSAIYMTDRLVDVQTNRGSFIYGKDKLVEKINERIDITARQSELQKKAVK from the coding sequence ATGAAACTGACAAACAGATCAAAAGTAGTCTCTAATAAAGAGATGACTTTTATGGAAAAATTATATCTTCCGGAGATTTTCAAAGGAATGGCCATCACATTGAGGCATGCGATCGAAGGACCGAAAGGAAAAGTATACGCTTATCCAGAAGTTAAAAAACCGATTGCTAAAGTTTGGCGTGGTCAACACGTGTTAAAACTCGATGAAGAAGGTCGTGAACGTTGTACCGCGTGTGGACTTTGTGCAGTGGCATGTCCGGCAGAAGCAATTACGATGACTTCAGCGGAGCGTACAACAGAAGAGAAACATCTTTATCGTGAAGAAAAATACGCATCGGTTTACGAAATCAATATGTTGCGTTGTATTTTCTGCGGAATGTGTGAGGAAGCTTGTCCAAAATCAGCCATTTATATGACCGACCGTTTGGTAGATGTTCAGACCAATCGTGGCAGTTTCATTTATGGTAAAGATAAATTGGTGGAGAAAATTAATGAAAGAATCGACATCACCGCGCGTCAAAGTGAATTACAAAAAAAAGCAGTAAAATAG
- a CDS encoding NADH-quinone oxidoreductase subunit J family protein: MEQIIFFFVAALALVSGFYFVFAKNAMYAILSLIITFFSIAGLYILLNAQFLGIVQIIVYAGAIMVLFLYILMMLNLNKEDESAKKNLPKFIGVFTSGLLLVGILGAFKGLNHKTYAVDVDSTVGLTKNLGKLLFNEYVLPFELASILILAGIVGAVLIGKKDL; this comes from the coding sequence ATGGAACAAATCATATTTTTCTTTGTAGCAGCTTTGGCACTCGTTAGTGGATTTTATTTTGTCTTCGCGAAAAATGCGATGTACGCCATTCTGTCTCTAATTATTACTTTCTTCTCGATTGCAGGATTATACATATTGCTGAATGCGCAATTTTTAGGAATTGTTCAAATCATTGTATATGCAGGTGCGATTATGGTCTTGTTCCTCTACATTTTAATGATGTTAAATCTGAACAAAGAAGATGAAAGTGCGAAAAAGAATCTTCCAAAATTTATCGGTGTGTTTACATCGGGATTATTGTTGGTGGGGATTTTAGGAGCTTTTAAAGGTTTAAACCACAAAACATATGCAGTTGATGTAGATTCAACGGTGGGATTAACAAAGAATCTTGGTAAATTATTATTTAACGAATATGTTTTACCTTTTGAATTGGCCTCGATCCTTATTCTTGCAGGAATTGTAGGTGCGGTATTAATTGGTAAAAAAGATTTATAG
- a CDS encoding NADH-quinone oxidoreductase subunit A, translating into MNVPENYIPIIIQIAVAAGFVLLSILGTHFLGPRQRASSTKKNESFECGVEVEGNARNPFSVKYFLTAILFVLFDIEIVFFYPYAVNIREFGVEGFFAVLTFISVFFIAFFYVWKRGALDWDK; encoded by the coding sequence ATGAATGTTCCCGAAAATTATATTCCGATTATTATTCAGATCGCGGTTGCTGCTGGATTCGTTTTACTCTCCATTTTAGGAACTCATTTTTTAGGTCCGAGACAAAGAGCCTCTTCGACCAAGAAAAATGAGAGTTTTGAGTGTGGTGTTGAAGTAGAAGGAAATGCCAGAAATCCTTTCTCGGTAAAGTATTTTCTTACCGCTATTTTATTTGTATTATTCGATATTGAAATCGTATTCTTTTATCCTTACGCGGTGAACATCCGGGAGTTTGGTGTAGAAGGATTTTTTGCGGTATTGACCTTTATCTCTGTGTTCTTCATTGCTTTCTTTTATGTTTGGAAGCGTGGCGCACTCGATTGGGACAAGTAA
- a CDS encoding NADH-quinone oxidoreductase subunit B, with amino-acid sequence MSDNKPVIRMDAEAPDGFEGEGFFATKLSSVIGMARKFSLWPLPFATSCCGIEFMATLNPTFDASRFGMEKNSFSPRQADMLMVCGTISKKLGPVLKQVYTQMAEPKWVIAVGACASSGGIFDSYSVLQGIDRIIPVDVYVPGCPPRPEQIIEGVMQVQALCESESIRRRDMPEYQQLLASYDIK; translated from the coding sequence ATGTCAGATAATAAACCAGTAATCAGAATGGATGCGGAAGCACCAGATGGTTTTGAAGGAGAAGGTTTTTTTGCCACAAAACTGAGCAGTGTAATCGGGATGGCCCGAAAATTTTCGCTTTGGCCCTTACCTTTCGCAACTTCTTGTTGTGGAATTGAATTTATGGCGACCCTAAATCCAACCTTTGATGCCTCCCGTTTTGGAATGGAAAAAAACTCATTTTCCCCAAGACAGGCAGATATGCTTATGGTTTGCGGAACCATTTCTAAGAAATTAGGACCAGTTCTAAAACAAGTTTACACCCAGATGGCTGAGCCAAAATGGGTCATCGCCGTAGGAGCTTGTGCTTCCAGTGGCGGAATTTTTGACAGCTACTCCGTTTTACAGGGAATCGACCGTATTATTCCTGTTGATGTTTACGTTCCCGGTTGCCCGCCAAGACCGGAACAGATTATTGAAGGAGTGATGCAGGTTCAGGCACTTTGTGAGAGCGAAAGCATTCGCAGAAGAGACATGCCGGAATATCAACAGTTATTAGCCTCTTACGATATAAAATAA
- a CDS encoding NADH-quinone oxidoreductase subunit NuoE family protein — MSETIAFTPETLAQVHKITARYPQERKKSALIPVLHLAQKEFGGWLQVPVMDYVAELLEIKPIEVYEVATFYSMFNMKPVGKFVLEVCQTGPCMLKGSDDIIQHIKETLNINVGETTADGLFTLKTVECLGACGYSPMMQLGKFYHEHLTKDKVDEILDLCRQGTLAID; from the coding sequence GTGAGCGAAACGATTGCTTTTACACCTGAAACATTAGCTCAGGTTCATAAAATTACCGCCCGGTATCCTCAGGAAAGAAAAAAATCAGCGCTGATTCCGGTGCTGCATTTAGCGCAAAAAGAATTTGGAGGTTGGTTACAGGTTCCTGTAATGGACTATGTTGCAGAACTGCTGGAGATTAAACCAATCGAGGTTTATGAAGTAGCTACATTCTACAGTATGTTCAACATGAAGCCTGTAGGGAAATTTGTTTTGGAAGTTTGCCAAACCGGTCCGTGTATGCTCAAAGGAAGTGATGATATTATTCAGCACATCAAAGAAACTTTAAACATCAACGTGGGGGAAACCACTGCCGATGGATTGTTTACCTTGAAAACGGTAGAATGTCTGGGAGCTTGCGGTTACTCACCTATGATGCAGCTGGGGAAATTTTATCATGAACATTTAACTAAAGACAAAGTAGACGAAATCCTGGATCTTTGCAGACAAGGAACGCTTGCTATAGACTAA
- a CDS encoding NADH-quinone oxidoreductase subunit C, with amino-acid sequence MTNEFVLEAITREFPESVISHDTPYDFLTLEIKKSDIKKVIHHLRDSSLQINFLTDICGIHYPETPEKELGVIYHLHNMMTNFRIRLKVFMPRENAEVDSMVDLYAGANWMERETYDFYGIKFKGHPDLRVILNMEDIGYHPMLKEYRLEDGTRMDKDDKMFGR; translated from the coding sequence ATGACGAACGAATTTGTATTAGAAGCCATTACAAGAGAATTTCCGGAATCTGTTATTTCCCACGATACGCCTTATGATTTTTTAACTTTAGAAATTAAGAAATCCGATATTAAAAAAGTCATTCACCATTTACGGGATTCCTCTTTACAGATCAATTTTCTGACGGATATCTGTGGTATTCATTATCCAGAAACTCCGGAAAAAGAATTGGGCGTGATTTATCATTTGCATAATATGATGACGAATTTTAGAATTCGTTTAAAAGTATTTATGCCGCGGGAAAATGCAGAAGTAGATTCTATGGTTGACCTTTACGCTGGTGCGAACTGGATGGAAAGAGAAACGTATGATTTCTACGGTATCAAATTTAAAGGACATCCGGATTTACGGGTTATTTTAAATATGGAAGATATTGGCTATCATCCGATGTTGAAGGAATATCGACTTGAAGATGGAACCAGAATGGACAAAGACGATAAAATGTTCGGACGATAA
- a CDS encoding IMPACT family protein, producing MEFSFDTIQSPVENVLSKEKGSKFIGFAFPINNEKELKEALGKIRDEHPKATHHCYAFRLGLSGENYRANDDGEPSGSAGLPIYNQLLAHHLTNILVIVVRYYGGTKLGVSGLVKAYKDSAKLTLDESTIITKELQIELEITFDYSQQNIIFTLLNKNEAKILDFKTAEKCTILSKIKLAEKENISEQLSEMQNISFEFLDS from the coding sequence TTGGAGTTTTCCTTTGACACCATACAATCTCCCGTAGAAAACGTTCTTTCAAAAGAGAAAGGAAGTAAATTCATAGGTTTTGCATTTCCCATTAATAATGAAAAAGAGCTGAAAGAAGCTTTAGGAAAGATTAGAGATGAACATCCGAAAGCCACGCACCATTGCTATGCTTTCCGACTCGGACTCTCCGGGGAAAATTACCGCGCAAACGATGATGGCGAACCTTCCGGTAGTGCTGGATTACCAATATACAATCAATTGCTTGCGCACCATCTGACCAATATTTTAGTTATTGTAGTTCGGTATTATGGCGGCACAAAACTCGGCGTTTCCGGTTTGGTAAAAGCCTACAAAGATTCTGCAAAATTAACACTGGACGAAAGCACGATCATTACCAAAGAACTGCAAATTGAGCTCGAAATCACTTTTGATTATAGCCAGCAAAATATAATCTTTACCTTATTAAATAAAAACGAGGCGAAAATCCTGGATTTTAAAACCGCGGAAAAATGTACCATTCTTTCTAAAATCAAATTAGCAGAAAAAGAAAACATCTCAGAACAGTTGTCTGAGATGCAAAATATATCGTTTGAATTTCTAGATTCTTAA
- a CDS encoding GTP cyclohydrolase, with amino-acid sequence MSDIKIKEVKTDGELMDFIKFPMNLYAHNDNYVPPLIKEEKNVWNPAENAALDFSDFKRYLAYKNNKVVGRIAVLINHKEVKELGAEKVRFGWLDFIDDFEVSKALINKAIEFAVEKKMKMIEGPMGFTNLDKSGMLTMGFDKLATMIGLYNFEYYPQHLEKLGLVKEKEWVEYEMDFPTVLSEKLNKFSSLIAEKYKLKVLHFKNKKELIPLIEPMFNLLDQTYNTLSTYTPISDDQIKTYKEKYFPFIDKNYVICVEDENHQLIAFAVTMPSYSRALQKAKGKLFPFGWWHFLQAGKKNDRANFYLIGIHPEYQRRGVTAIIFKEIFIRFNKMGIKFAETNPELEENKSVQALWHDYNPTNHKRRRTYSMKINSENPDA; translated from the coding sequence ATGTCTGATATTAAGATTAAGGAAGTAAAAACCGACGGTGAATTGATGGATTTCATCAAATTTCCGATGAATCTGTATGCCCATAATGACAACTATGTTCCCCCACTTATAAAAGAGGAAAAAAACGTCTGGAATCCGGCAGAAAATGCAGCGTTGGATTTTTCTGATTTTAAAAGATATCTTGCCTATAAAAACAACAAAGTGGTGGGTCGAATTGCGGTACTCATCAATCATAAAGAGGTTAAAGAATTAGGAGCTGAAAAAGTACGTTTTGGGTGGCTGGATTTTATTGATGATTTCGAAGTCTCAAAAGCCCTCATTAATAAAGCCATTGAATTTGCGGTGGAGAAAAAGATGAAGATGATTGAAGGTCCAATGGGTTTTACAAACTTGGATAAATCCGGTATGCTCACCATGGGATTCGATAAATTGGCGACGATGATCGGATTGTATAATTTTGAATATTATCCTCAACATTTAGAAAAACTAGGTCTTGTTAAAGAAAAAGAATGGGTAGAATATGAAATGGATTTCCCAACTGTTCTTTCAGAAAAGCTAAATAAATTCAGTTCTTTAATTGCTGAAAAATACAAACTGAAGGTATTGCACTTTAAGAATAAAAAGGAACTTATTCCGCTCATAGAGCCCATGTTTAATTTGCTGGATCAAACCTACAACACCCTTTCCACCTACACACCCATCTCTGATGATCAAATAAAAACATACAAGGAAAAGTACTTCCCTTTTATCGATAAAAATTATGTCATTTGTGTGGAGGATGAAAATCACCAGTTGATTGCTTTTGCTGTTACCATGCCATCTTATTCCAGAGCACTGCAAAAGGCGAAAGGTAAATTGTTTCCTTTCGGCTGGTGGCATTTTTTACAGGCCGGTAAAAAGAATGACCGCGCAAATTTCTATCTGATTGGTATTCATCCGGAATATCAAAGGCGTGGGGTGACCGCAATTATTTTTAAGGAAATATTTATCCGTTTTAATAAAATGGGAATTAAATTCGCTGAAACCAATCCCGAACTGGAAGAGAATAAAAGCGTGCAGGCGTTGTGGCATGATTACAATCCAACGAATCATAAGCGCCGCAGGACCTATTCAATGAAAATTAACAGCGAAAACCCAGATGCATAA
- the nuoK gene encoding NADH-quinone oxidoreductase subunit NuoK, whose translation MGEANSFIQAVPLEYFIILSSVLFSLGVLGVLIRKNAIIILGCVELMLNSVNLMLAAFSSYKGDGNGQILVFFIMVVAAAEVAVGLAIIAMLYRNTKSVDISIFNKLRG comes from the coding sequence ATGGGAGAAGCAAATTCATTTATACAGGCAGTGCCGCTGGAATATTTTATTATTCTGAGCTCTGTTTTGTTTAGTTTGGGTGTTTTGGGGGTTTTGATCCGCAAGAATGCCATTATTATTTTAGGATGTGTAGAGTTAATGTTGAATTCTGTAAATCTTATGCTGGCAGCGTTTTCTTCTTATAAAGGAGACGGGAACGGGCAAATTCTGGTATTTTTCATCATGGTGGTTGCCGCAGCAGAAGTTGCCGTAGGTTTAGCAATTATTGCCATGTTATACCGAAACACAAAGTCAGTAGACATCAGTATTTTTAATAAATTAAGAGGTTAA
- a CDS encoding 2Fe-2S iron-sulfur cluster-binding protein: protein MSEEIKKFKITIDGQTTEVLPGTSILEAARQIGGKSVPPAMCYYKPLETSGGRCRTCLVEVSKGSDADTRPMPKLVASCRTSVMDGMEVKNLHSEKTQEARHAVTEFLLINHPLDCPICDQAGECHLQDLSYEHGVENTRTEFERRTFEPEDIGPNIKLNMNRCILCARCVLVANQLTENREHGILFRGEHAEISTNLNKALESDFIGNVIDVCPVGALTDRTARFASRVWFTKPMNGTCECSKCAGKAVVWMKGDEVIRVTARKDQYDEVQDWICDDCRFHKKDLKFWNIEGPRHIDRHSVISLNHYEKPKNMINLLDNPDAKEISEKDEI, encoded by the coding sequence ATGAGCGAAGAAATAAAAAAATTTAAGATAACCATCGACGGACAAACGACTGAAGTTTTGCCCGGCACTTCTATTTTGGAAGCGGCAAGACAAATCGGTGGCAAATCTGTTCCGCCTGCAATGTGTTATTATAAACCGCTTGAAACAAGTGGTGGACGATGCAGAACATGTTTGGTAGAAGTTTCTAAAGGTTCAGATGCTGATACCCGACCGATGCCAAAATTAGTAGCCAGCTGTAGAACCAGTGTGATGGATGGTATGGAGGTAAAAAACCTCCATTCCGAAAAAACACAGGAAGCCAGACATGCAGTAACAGAATTTTTGTTGATCAATCACCCACTCGATTGCCCAATTTGTGATCAGGCCGGTGAATGCCATTTACAGGATCTAAGTTACGAACATGGCGTTGAAAATACGAGAACTGAATTTGAAAGACGTACTTTCGAACCGGAAGATATCGGTCCTAATATTAAATTAAATATGAACCGTTGCATCTTGTGTGCAAGATGTGTTTTGGTAGCGAATCAGTTAACAGAAAACAGAGAACACGGTATTTTGTTCCGCGGAGAACATGCCGAAATTTCTACCAATTTAAATAAAGCCTTAGAAAGCGACTTCATCGGAAACGTGATCGACGTTTGTCCTGTAGGTGCTCTAACAGACAGAACCGCAAGATTTGCTAGCCGGGTTTGGTTTACGAAACCTATGAATGGAACTTGCGAATGTTCTAAATGCGCCGGAAAAGCCGTTGTTTGGATGAAAGGAGATGAAGTAATTCGTGTCACTGCGAGAAAAGATCAGTACGACGAAGTTCAGGATTGGATCTGCGACGATTGCAGATTCCACAAAAAAGATTTAAAATTTTGGAATATCGAAGGACCTCGCCATATCGACAGACACTCGGTCATTTCTTTGAATCACTACGAAAAACCTAAAAACATGATTAATCTTTTGGACAATCCAGATGCAAAAGAAATCAGTGAAAAAGACGAAATATAA
- the nuoH gene encoding NADH-quinone oxidoreductase subunit NuoH — MELLTFKIILVVSLFALSLGVAAYSTWGERKVAALLQDRIGPNRAGPFGILQPLADGGKLFFKEGFVPQGADKFLFYIGPALTMFISLITGAVIPWGKTLNIGGNSFDIQVANIDVGVLYLVGMVSIGVYGMMIGGWASNNKYSLIGAIRASSQMISYELAMGLSLLSIILMAGSLDLHYITSSQGTGKIWGFIPADGMNWNIFYQPLAFIIFFVAAMAETNRHPFDLPECESELVNGYMTEYSSMNFGQYMFGEYVNMFISNALIATLFFGGFNYPGINWVSENWGENVAGILSILAMLGKTVIGILIFMWIRWTIPRFRYDQLMHLGWKKLIPLALINLVITAAVIVFFAN, encoded by the coding sequence ATGGAGTTACTTACTTTTAAAATCATATTGGTTGTCAGCCTTTTTGCTTTATCATTAGGTGTAGCAGCTTACTCCACTTGGGGTGAGCGTAAAGTGGCAGCTCTTCTTCAAGACAGAATTGGTCCGAACAGAGCAGGTCCTTTCGGGATTTTACAACCCTTGGCTGATGGGGGAAAACTCTTCTTCAAAGAAGGTTTTGTTCCCCAGGGTGCAGATAAATTTCTGTTCTACATCGGTCCCGCACTGACCATGTTTATTTCCTTAATTACCGGTGCGGTTATTCCTTGGGGGAAAACCCTGAACATTGGTGGTAATTCTTTTGATATTCAGGTTGCCAATATTGATGTTGGCGTTCTCTATCTTGTAGGAATGGTCTCCATCGGAGTTTACGGAATGATGATCGGTGGTTGGGCTTCCAACAATAAATACTCTTTGATTGGAGCAATCCGTGCATCTTCTCAAATGATCTCTTACGAATTGGCAATGGGTCTTTCCCTTCTTTCCATTATTTTAATGGCGGGAAGTTTAGATCTTCACTACATCACTTCGTCTCAGGGAACCGGAAAGATCTGGGGTTTTATTCCTGCTGATGGAATGAACTGGAATATTTTTTATCAACCTTTAGCCTTTATCATATTTTTTGTGGCTGCAATGGCAGAAACGAACCGTCACCCTTTTGATTTACCGGAGTGTGAATCTGAGTTGGTTAATGGTTATATGACCGAGTATTCCTCCATGAACTTCGGACAGTACATGTTTGGAGAATATGTAAACATGTTTATTTCTAACGCTTTAATAGCAACCTTGTTTTTTGGTGGATTTAATTATCCCGGAATTAACTGGGTTTCAGAAAACTGGGGCGAAAATGTTGCCGGTATTTTAAGTATTTTGGCAATGTTAGGAAAAACAGTGATTGGAATTTTAATCTTTATGTGGATCCGTTGGACGATCCCGAGATTTAGATATGACCAGTTAATGCATTTGGGCTGGAAAAAATTAATTCCACTCGCATTGATTAATTTAGTAATTACTGCGGCAGTGATCGTATTCTTTGCCAATTAA
- a CDS encoding NADH-quinone oxidoreductase subunit D: MKDNALSNILNQYDSKEHIDGQLYTLNLGPTHPATHGIFQNVLTMDGERIVHAEQTVGYIHRAFEKISERRNLTQITTLTDRMNYCSSPINNLGWHMTVEKLIGCKVPKRVHYMRVIMMELARITDHMICNGVTAMDAGAITGLTYLFREREKVYEMYEEICGARLTTNMGRIGGFERDFSPKFHELLSGWLKTFPRIWGEFCSLNERNRIFMDRTINAGPISAERALSYGFTGPNLRATGVDYDVRVATPYSSYEDFDFIIPVGSSGDTYDRFMVRQQEVWESLKIIEQAYKNLPEGNFHADVPDFYLPEKADVYTKMEALIYHFKIVMGETDIPKGEVYHAVEGGNGELGFYLVSDGGRSPYRLHFRRPCFIYYQAYPEIIKGALISDAILTLCSLNVIAGELDA; encoded by the coding sequence ATGAAAGACAACGCACTCTCAAATATATTGAACCAATACGATTCTAAGGAGCATATTGACGGACAGTTATATACCCTGAATCTTGGTCCTACGCACCCTGCCACTCACGGGATTTTTCAGAATGTTCTTACGATGGACGGGGAAAGGATTGTACATGCAGAGCAAACGGTGGGTTACATTCACCGCGCTTTTGAAAAGATTTCTGAACGCAGAAATTTAACGCAGATCACTACCCTTACCGACCGTATGAACTATTGTTCTTCCCCGATCAATAATCTCGGATGGCACATGACGGTTGAAAAACTCATAGGATGCAAAGTTCCAAAACGCGTACATTATATGCGCGTCATCATGATGGAACTGGCAAGAATTACCGACCACATGATTTGCAATGGGGTAACTGCAATGGATGCCGGTGCGATTACAGGATTAACTTATCTTTTCCGAGAAAGAGAGAAAGTATATGAAATGTATGAAGAGATTTGTGGCGCCAGACTTACAACCAATATGGGAAGAATTGGAGGTTTCGAAAGAGATTTCAGTCCCAAATTTCATGAACTTTTATCCGGTTGGTTAAAAACCTTCCCAAGAATTTGGGGAGAATTTTGTTCTTTAAATGAAAGAAACAGAATTTTTATGGACCGAACCATTAACGCAGGTCCAATCTCTGCCGAAAGAGCTTTAAGTTATGGATTTACAGGTCCAAACTTAAGAGCAACAGGCGTCGACTATGATGTTCGCGTTGCGACTCCCTACTCTTCGTATGAGGATTTTGATTTTATCATTCCGGTAGGAAGCTCAGGAGATACTTATGACCGGTTTATGGTTCGTCAGCAGGAGGTTTGGGAAAGTTTGAAAATAATAGAACAGGCATATAAAAATTTACCGGAAGGAAATTTTCATGCCGATGTACCTGACTTTTATCTGCCGGAAAAAGCAGATGTCTACACTAAAATGGAAGCGTTGATCTATCACTTTAAAATCGTGATGGGCGAAACCGATATTCCGAAAGGAGAAGTATATCATGCGGTAGAAGGTGGAAACGGAGAATTAGGATTCTATTTGGTAAGTGATGGCGGCCGTAGCCCTTACAGATTACACTTTAGAAGACCTTGTTTTATATATTATCAGGCGTATCCTGAAATAATTAAAGGTGCTTTAATTTCAGATGCTATTTTAACGCTTTGTAGTTTAAATGTGATTGCAGGAGAATTAGACGCGTAA
- the nuoF gene encoding NADH-quinone oxidoreductase subunit NuoF codes for MSKKLLLKDAHIEGIRTYDVYRKQGGYASVEKALKMSPEEITEEVKTSGLRGRGGAGFPTGMKWSFVAKPEGVPRYLVVNADESEPGTFKDRYLMEFIPHLLIEGMIVSSFALGANTGYIYIRGEYAWIPEILEQAIDEAKAAGFLGKNILGTGFDLEIYVHRGAGAYICGEETALLESLEGKRGNPRLKPPFPAVKGLWESPTVVNNVETIAAVVPVINLGGAEYAKIGVGRSTGTKLISACGNINKPGVYEIDMTITVEEFIYSDEYCGGIPNGKRLKACIPGGSSVPIVPANLLLRTINGEPRYMNYESLADGGFATGTMMGSGGFIVLDEDQSVVKHTMTLAHFYAHESCGQCTPCREGTPWMYKILKKIYSGQGTMADIDLLWDVQRKIEGNTICPLGDAAAWPVAAAIRHFRDEFEWYIDNPEATRSTYGLAHYADPIPLAAKAE; via the coding sequence ATGAGTAAAAAACTTTTACTTAAAGACGCCCATATAGAAGGAATCAGAACCTACGACGTTTACCGCAAACAAGGCGGTTATGCGTCTGTAGAAAAAGCCCTGAAAATGTCGCCGGAAGAAATCACAGAAGAGGTAAAAACTTCTGGATTAAGAGGCCGTGGAGGTGCTGGATTTCCTACCGGAATGAAGTGGAGTTTCGTGGCAAAACCTGAAGGCGTACCAAGATATTTGGTCGTTAACGCTGATGAGTCTGAACCCGGAACTTTCAAAGACCGGTATTTGATGGAATTTATTCCCCATCTCTTAATCGAAGGAATGATCGTTTCTTCTTTTGCCTTAGGTGCAAATACAGGATACATTTATATTCGTGGTGAATATGCCTGGATTCCGGAGATCTTAGAACAAGCCATCGACGAAGCAAAAGCGGCAGGCTTTTTAGGAAAAAATATTTTAGGAACCGGTTTCGATTTAGAGATTTACGTGCACCGTGGTGCCGGAGCTTATATTTGTGGTGAAGAAACTGCCTTACTAGAATCGTTGGAAGGAAAAAGAGGAAATCCTCGTTTAAAACCACCATTCCCTGCTGTGAAAGGACTTTGGGAATCACCAACCGTTGTAAATAATGTTGAAACTATTGCAGCCGTTGTTCCCGTAATTAACTTGGGTGGCGCTGAATATGCGAAAATTGGAGTTGGTCGTTCAACAGGTACGAAACTGATTTCTGCTTGTGGAAACATCAACAAACCAGGAGTTTACGAAATCGACATGACCATTACCGTTGAAGAATTTATTTATTCTGATGAATACTGTGGTGGAATTCCGAATGGTAAAAGATTGAAAGCCTGTATTCCGGGTGGAAGTTCTGTGCCGATTGTACCTGCTAATTTATTACTAAGAACCATCAACGGAGAACCGCGTTATATGAATTATGAATCATTGGCTGATGGTGGTTTTGCGACCGGAACCATGATGGGATCAGGTGGATTTATTGTTTTAGATGAAGATCAGTCCGTGGTAAAACACACCATGACTTTGGCTCATTTCTACGCACACGAAAGTTGCGGGCAATGTACACCTTGTCGTGAGGGAACTCCGTGGATGTATAAGATTTTGAAAAAAATATACAGTGGTCAGGGAACAATGGCCGATATCGATTTACTTTGGGATGTTCAAAGAAAAATTGAAGGAAATACCATCTGTCCATTAGGTGACGCTGCTGCTTGGCCGGTTGCCGCTGCGATCCGTCATTTCCGTGATGAATTTGAGTGGTACATTGACAATCCGGAAGCTACAAGAAGCACCTATGGTTTAGCACATTATGCTGATCCTATTCCGTTGGCTGCAAAAGCGGAATAA
- a CDS encoding zinc metallopeptidase, giving the protein MTGYYLIIGVSMLVSWLVSSRLKSKFAYYSQVHLRNGLSGKEIAEKMLHDNGINDVKVISVPGQLTDHYNPAEKTVNLSEGVYMQRNAAAAAVAAHECGHAVQHAVGYSMLKLRSKLVPIVNISSNLMQFVLIGGIFLMTATQTIDNPRGNTTVLAIGVAMFAVTTLFAFVTLPVEYDASNRAMKWLKSTGTVTAEEYVGVKDSLTWAARTYVVAALGSLAQLLYWASMLMGRRD; this is encoded by the coding sequence ATGACAGGGTATTATTTAATTATAGGGGTTTCGATGTTGGTGAGCTGGCTGGTTTCATCCCGATTAAAATCGAAATTTGCCTATTATTCTCAAGTCCATTTACGTAATGGGCTGTCGGGAAAAGAAATAGCAGAAAAAATGTTGCATGACAACGGTATAAATGATGTAAAAGTGATTTCTGTGCCCGGACAATTGACTGACCATTATAATCCTGCCGAAAAAACAGTTAATTTGTCAGAAGGTGTGTATATGCAGAGAAATGCCGCTGCAGCTGCTGTTGCCGCGCACGAATGTGGACACGCTGTGCAGCATGCTGTTGGTTATTCAATGTTGAAACTTCGTTCTAAGTTGGTTCCAATAGTAAATATAAGCTCAAACTTAATGCAGTTTGTCCTGATTGGAGGAATATTCTTGATGACCGCCACACAAACCATAGATAATCCAAGAGGAAATACCACCGTTTTAGCGATTGGTGTTGCGATGTTTGCAGTGACTACACTTTTTGCCTTTGTTACTTTACCAGTAGAATACGACGCCAGTAACAGAGCGATGAAATGGTTGAAAAGTACAGGAACAGTAACCGCAGAGGAATACGTTGGCGTGAAAGATTCTTTAACTTGGGCAGCGAGAACTTATGTAGTTGCGGCACTTGGTTCTTTAGCACAACTCTTATATTGGGCTTCTATGCTGATGGGGAGAAGAGATTAA